A portion of the Bacillus thuringiensis genome contains these proteins:
- a CDS encoding DUF6262 family protein: MTNYNRREQLKAIHASRKAGTTQKVDDAIRRLLRANQNINFNSVASEAGVAKATLYNNQELRNRIESLRQQQAQDLTPKQMKRERNENNKDAIIASLKRKIKRLEEEKKQLREQLKMAYADVYRHM; the protein is encoded by the coding sequence ATGACTAATTATAATCGTAGAGAACAACTGAAAGCAATCCATGCATCAAGAAAGGCAGGCACCACTCAAAAAGTTGATGACGCTATTCGAAGGCTCTTGCGAGCTAATCAAAACATCAATTTTAACAGTGTAGCAAGCGAGGCTGGTGTGGCCAAGGCTACACTATATAACAACCAGGAACTCCGTAATCGAATTGAATCATTACGTCAACAACAAGCTCAAGATCTCACTCCAAAACAGATGAAGCGGGAGAGAAATGAAAACAATAAAGATGCGATCATTGCTTCCTTGAAACGAAAGATTAAGAGATTAGAAGAAGAGAAAAAACAATTGCGTGAGCAATTGAAGATGGCTTATGCGGATGTATATAGACATATGTGA
- a CDS encoding tyrosine-type recombinase/integrase: MKQIYQMEDEQFEFHERLQQELSSYPVNIIEINGSVDIQYVKNPYFLTHDIWHTSFLETIPQFQKLVEEHSGRQHVRFQIDSATVNLEIKYVWFHKLFKEEWRISSLFSGYATYLQKLTSFLNEKYPNLHSLLNLDIDQAEREWCFWLEQHGLPTQRKKFLVTYGTYTHKSSLAVFLRTIYSNLFKMTDIREEWEKDRWDVRELHNKYGIPYNKSRAGYFIDFNKFEQVNIRQSIKRYIKHRLINKSLAWGTAQIYLSHLPRFISLILSLEPSWTNLKGLKRSHMEQYIQCLNGYARNNLSRKNSNAENYISGTLNYLGKFLEDIQRYEYDIAPETHVRLLLFPEDKPKRKKKSFDQINYIPDFVLEQLFTHINDLHREVIPVVWVAYKTGLRISDVLGLTSNCLERLNGKYSIVTDIEKTYVQGHRIPIDEELAGILAVLIQRSKENSNQENNPEGYIFVHYLGARKGKPYEQQSFNKFLNILAHKKKIVDETGKIFHFKARQFRHTYAIKMLNGGADILTVQELLAHASPEMTLQYAKLLDDTKRKAFESVISQGVFSFDLNGEVQEVKAGEDIPKDILHTLWQNHKLNAMDNPYGTCHARLKGSCPHMEAPPCLTCNGGSPCKDLAIGFSEYDIQKYMLHVKTTSKSIEVAKQHGRDDVVEKQERNLQRYHDILINISEGNVIFGRQERMKRKSGVEK, translated from the coding sequence ATGAAACAAATTTATCAAATGGAGGACGAGCAATTTGAATTTCACGAGCGGTTGCAACAAGAGCTGTCGAGTTATCCAGTAAATATTATAGAAATAAATGGCTCTGTTGATATCCAATATGTAAAGAATCCTTATTTTTTGACTCATGACATTTGGCATACTAGTTTTTTGGAAACAATCCCTCAATTTCAGAAGTTGGTGGAGGAACATAGTGGAAGGCAGCATGTGCGTTTTCAAATTGATAGTGCCACTGTTAATTTGGAAATAAAATATGTGTGGTTTCACAAATTATTTAAGGAGGAATGGAGAATAAGTAGCTTATTTAGTGGATACGCAACGTATTTACAAAAATTAACATCGTTTCTCAACGAGAAATATCCTAATCTTCATTCACTTCTTAACTTAGACATTGATCAAGCTGAACGGGAGTGGTGTTTCTGGTTAGAACAGCACGGTCTTCCAACACAAAGAAAGAAATTTCTTGTAACATATGGTACTTACACTCATAAATCATCCTTAGCAGTTTTTTTACGAACGATTTATTCCAATTTATTTAAGATGACAGACATCCGTGAAGAATGGGAGAAAGATAGATGGGATGTGCGGGAGTTACATAACAAGTATGGAATTCCCTATAACAAAAGTAGGGCTGGGTACTTTATTGATTTCAACAAATTTGAACAAGTGAATATACGCCAATCTATTAAACGGTATATCAAACACCGCTTAATTAATAAGAGTCTTGCGTGGGGGACAGCGCAAATATATCTATCACATTTACCAAGATTCATATCTCTTATACTTTCTTTAGAACCTTCATGGACAAATTTAAAAGGATTAAAACGTTCACATATGGAACAGTACATTCAATGTTTAAATGGATACGCTAGAAATAATTTAAGTCGGAAAAATTCTAACGCTGAAAACTATATATCAGGGACACTGAACTATTTAGGGAAGTTTTTGGAAGACATCCAACGATATGAATACGATATTGCTCCTGAAACCCATGTGCGATTGTTACTTTTTCCGGAGGATAAACCGAAACGTAAAAAGAAATCTTTTGATCAAATTAATTATATTCCTGACTTTGTATTAGAACAACTCTTTACACATATAAACGATTTACATAGGGAGGTTATCCCTGTTGTATGGGTGGCTTATAAAACTGGATTACGGATTTCAGATGTATTGGGACTCACATCTAATTGTTTGGAACGATTGAATGGAAAATACTCCATTGTAACAGATATCGAAAAAACCTATGTACAAGGACATCGAATTCCAATTGATGAAGAATTAGCGGGCATCTTGGCTGTTCTCATTCAACGTTCTAAAGAGAACAGTAACCAAGAGAATAACCCTGAGGGTTATATTTTTGTTCATTATCTGGGCGCTCGAAAAGGAAAACCTTATGAACAACAATCTTTCAATAAATTTTTGAATATTCTGGCTCATAAGAAGAAAATTGTAGATGAAACTGGAAAGATATTCCACTTCAAAGCTCGCCAATTCCGTCATACCTACGCTATCAAAATGTTAAATGGTGGCGCAGATATTCTAACTGTACAGGAGCTTTTAGCACATGCGTCGCCTGAAATGACCTTGCAGTATGCCAAACTGTTGGACGATACAAAGCGAAAAGCATTTGAATCAGTTATCAGCCAAGGTGTGTTTAGTTTTGATTTAAATGGAGAGGTGCAAGAAGTGAAAGCGGGTGAAGATATTCCAAAGGACATTTTGCATACTCTTTGGCAGAATCATAAGCTGAATGCTATGGACAATCCGTATGGGACGTGTCACGCTCGATTGAAAGGGAGTTGCCCTCATATGGAAGCACCTCCTTGTCTTACATGTAATGGTGGGAGTCCGTGTAAGGACTTGGCAATCGGTTTCTCAGAATATGATATACAAAAATATATGCTTCATGTAAAAACAACATCTAAATCCATTGAGGTTGCAAAACAGCACGGTAGGGACGATGTGGTGGAAAAACAAGAGAGAAATCTACAACGTTATCATGACATTTTAATAAATATCAGTGAGGGTAATGTTATTTTCGGAAGGCAAGAAAGGATGAAAAGAAAGTCAGGTGTGGAAAAATGA
- a CDS encoding tyrosine-type recombinase/integrase translates to MRVQEVIIEERKRYMLIDNEGIPVIAVLKYLKYLDVTGKSNNTQKTYCYALKQYFLYLQETEKDYKDIRLEDLVEFVGWLRSPYESSKTISLRPVRAKRTEKTVNLTVTAIINFYDYLYRNEELPHDMYGKLMRQGFIGGGKRYKSFLHHINKGKPSIQNVLKLKEPRKRVKTLTKEQVQQVLTATTNIRDTFLIQLLFETGLRIGEVLSLFLEDFKFNHKKGHRIRLRDRGELENGAKLKTGEREIFVSQNLMDLYDDYLYEIIDELDFEAQFVFVKLRGKNMGKPMTYGDVESLFKRLRKKTGLNIHPHLFRHTHATMYYQETKDIKQVQERLGHSHIQTTMSLYLHPSEEDIRKDWEKAQDVFRIQQ, encoded by the coding sequence ATTCGTGTACAAGAGGTAATTATAGAAGAGAGAAAGAGATACATGTTAATAGATAATGAAGGCATTCCTGTAATTGCTGTATTGAAGTATCTTAAGTATTTGGATGTTACAGGGAAAAGTAATAATACACAAAAGACGTACTGCTATGCATTAAAACAGTATTTTCTGTACTTACAAGAAACAGAAAAAGATTATAAGGATATAAGATTAGAGGATTTGGTGGAATTTGTGGGATGGCTTCGGAGCCCGTATGAGAGCAGCAAGACAATTTCCCTTCGACCTGTGAGGGCAAAGAGAACAGAAAAGACAGTAAACCTTACGGTCACTGCCATCATAAATTTCTATGATTATTTGTACAGAAACGAAGAATTACCCCATGATATGTATGGGAAATTGATGCGTCAAGGTTTTATAGGTGGGGGAAAGCGGTACAAGAGTTTCCTTCATCACATTAATAAGGGTAAACCATCTATACAGAATGTATTAAAGTTAAAGGAACCTCGTAAGAGAGTGAAAACACTCACGAAAGAACAGGTGCAACAAGTTTTAACGGCAACAACGAATATACGGGACACTTTCCTAATTCAACTTTTGTTTGAGACAGGATTAAGGATTGGAGAAGTTCTTTCTTTATTTTTGGAGGATTTCAAGTTTAATCATAAAAAAGGACATCGTATTCGTTTGAGGGATCGTGGAGAATTGGAGAATGGTGCAAAACTGAAAACAGGTGAACGGGAAATCTTTGTGTCACAAAACCTTATGGATCTATACGACGACTACTTGTACGAAATTATTGACGAATTGGATTTTGAAGCCCAATTTGTGTTCGTCAAACTACGTGGTAAGAACATGGGAAAACCGATGACATATGGTGATGTAGAATCTTTATTTAAACGATTACGAAAAAAAACAGGGCTTAACATACATCCTCACCTATTTCGTCATACACATGCGACAATGTACTATCAAGAGACAAAGGATATCAAACAGGTGCAAGAGCGTTTAGGGCATTCCCATATCCAAACAACCATGAGTCTGTATCTTCATCCATCTGAGGAAGATATCCGTAAGGATTGGGAAAAAGCGCAGGATGTATTTCGAATTCAACAATAG